Proteins from one Gemmatimonadaceae bacterium genomic window:
- a CDS encoding outer membrane beta-barrel protein produces MRSLIRALIASSVLATPALAQAPESGTVLHVTPYAGAMIFGNYLSGPLGTSLSSKPSMLYGAQAGLSLSPQLSLVGNIGYTNSNMQVGLPILGGVQLGTTSVLLYDADLEYDLGNAKAGGTALSPFVQAGVGAMKYDVNAVSVINASATNLAGNVGVGADFTVGRGMALRVLARDYIGKFNFKDATGLGITGNTANNFGLTAGMRFDF; encoded by the coding sequence ATGCGCAGCCTCATTCGTGCTCTCATCGCGTCGTCGGTACTCGCGACTCCCGCACTCGCCCAGGCGCCGGAATCCGGCACCGTTCTTCACGTCACGCCATACGCCGGCGCGATGATCTTCGGCAACTATCTCAGCGGCCCGCTCGGCACGAGCTTGAGCAGCAAGCCAAGCATGCTGTATGGCGCTCAGGCGGGTTTGTCGTTGTCGCCGCAGCTGTCGCTCGTCGGCAACATCGGCTATACGAATTCCAACATGCAGGTCGGTTTGCCGATTCTCGGCGGCGTGCAGCTGGGCACGACGTCGGTGCTCCTGTATGACGCGGACCTCGAGTACGATCTCGGCAACGCGAAGGCTGGCGGGACCGCGCTCTCCCCGTTCGTGCAGGCAGGTGTCGGCGCGATGAAGTACGACGTCAACGCCGTGTCGGTCATCAACGCGAGCGCGACGAACCTTGCCGGCAACGTCGGCGTTGGCGCCGACTTCACCGTGGGACGTGGAATGGCGTTGCGCGTTCTCGCCCGCGACTACATCGGCAAGTTCAATTTCAAGGACGCGACCGGCCTCGGCATTACGGGCAACACGGCGAACAATTTCGGCCTTACGGCGGGCATGCGGTTCGATTTCTGA
- a CDS encoding SET domain-containing protein-lysine N-methyltransferase, which produces MPTKTRRKTAAKKGPTQRATKRAAKRATQRTTRKPAPTPPPARKSPAGKAGPVNEWMELRGSPIHGLGAFARKAIPKGTRIIEYTGEKISNAEADRRYDDEKMRDHHTFLFIVNTKQCVDAAFNGNEARFINHSCDPNAETFVIRGRIWIEALKDIAAGDEITYDYMYEDDPKYTEADLRFYGCRCGAATCRGTIVNTKRKLEP; this is translated from the coding sequence ATGCCGACGAAAACACGCAGGAAGACCGCCGCAAAGAAAGGTCCGACGCAGCGCGCCACCAAACGCGCCGCCAAACGCGCCACGCAGCGCACCACTCGAAAGCCAGCGCCAACGCCGCCGCCGGCACGCAAGTCGCCGGCAGGCAAAGCGGGTCCCGTCAACGAGTGGATGGAACTGCGCGGTTCGCCCATTCACGGGCTCGGCGCGTTCGCGCGCAAGGCTATCCCCAAGGGAACGCGCATCATCGAGTACACGGGCGAGAAGATCAGCAACGCCGAAGCCGATCGCCGGTACGACGATGAGAAAATGCGCGATCACCACACGTTTCTGTTCATCGTGAATACGAAGCAGTGTGTGGACGCGGCGTTCAACGGCAATGAAGCGCGCTTCATCAACCACTCGTGCGATCCGAACGCGGAGACGTTCGTGATTCGCGGGCGCATCTGGATCGAGGCGTTGAAGGACATCGCGGCGGGCGACGAGATCACCTACGACTACATGTACGAGGATGATCCGAAGTACACCGAGGCGGATCTCCGTTTCTACGGGTGCCGCTGCGGCGCCGCGACCTGTCGCGGCACCATCGTCAATACGAAGCGCAAGCTCGAGCCGTGA